A genomic window from Vanessa tameamea isolate UH-Manoa-2023 chromosome 7, ilVanTame1 primary haplotype, whole genome shotgun sequence includes:
- the LOC113401240 gene encoding aquaporin-like has translation MTVPPATQIINVIGSNSNDKIQPSNMKVMVKWWSKNFKIMISEFVSTFLLLFLGCMTCIPIDGQTIQPMYSPIGFGLVVLFNITTFGHISGAHMNPAVTLSAILWGTMSIPLGIMYVIAQCGGAIVGYGLLLSVSPIDLVPDSICTTVPHPNHLMYQALIIEIVLSTALGFINCAVWDPVNKEKQDAIPLKFGFTIAALSLAGGPLTGASMNPARSLAPAFWTGNWNTHWVYWVGPILGGAFAPIFYKFMWLEDDEKANRTQISNGQI, from the coding sequence ATGACCGTGCCTCCGGCTACACAAATCATAAATGTTATTGGTAGCAATTCTAATGACAAAATACAACCTTCGAATATGAAAGTGATGGTGAAATGGTGGtctaaaaatttcaaaataatgatcTCGGAGTTCGTATCCACATTTTTACTGCTCTTTTTGGGCTGCATGACTTGCATACCAATAGACGGACAAACGATTCAACCAATGTACTCGCCAATCGGCTTCGGCCTGgtcgttttgtttaatattactaCGTTTGGACATATTTCTGGAGCACACATGAATCCAGCCGTAACATTATCTGCAATATTGTGGGGCACGATGTCTATTCCTCTAGGAATAATGTACGTTATTGCCCAGTGTGGAGGAGCTATTGTCGGTTATGGATTATTGCTCAGCGTGTCACCAATAGATTTGGTGCCAGACAGCATTTGTACGACCGTGCCGCACCCTAACCATTTGATGTATCAGGCGTtgattattgaaattgtattgtCTACGGCACTAGGTTTTATTAACTGCGCCGTTTGGGATCCAGTAAACAAAGAAAAACAAGATGCTATCCCTTTGAAATTTGGTTTTACTATAGCGGCTTTGTCACTGGCTGGAGGTCCTTTGACGGGAGCGAGTATGAATCCAGCGAGATCACTAGCGCCCGCTTTCTGGACTGGCAACTGGAATACACATTGGGTGTATTGGGTAGGTCCTATTCTTGGAGGCGCATTTGCGCCGATATTTTATAAGTTCATGTGGTTGGAAGACGACGAAAAAGCGAATCGAACACAAATATCAAATGGTCAGATATGA